The genomic DNA CCGCCGGTCCCCGTCCGCTGCCCGCCCTGGTTCGACGCTCGGTCGCCGACGAAGACGGTGAGGATGCGGCCGTCGCCGGTGTCGAAGAACAGGTGTGTCTGCGAGGGGTCGTCGAGGTTCGGCTGCCGGAGGACCAGCGGCATGCCGAGCAGGTCCCGGTAGAACGCCAGGGTGTCCGCCTCGTTCGAACCCCAGATGGTGATGTGGTCGGTGCCGGTCGTGTGGAACGGGGCGTCCGGCAGCTCGGCCGTGACCTCCGGGTCGCTGTCGCTCATGCACGACCGGTGGCGCGGGCGCCGGATAAGCGCTCGCGGCCACTCGTGTCACCCGGTGGCGTCCGCGACGACATCTCCGTTCTCCACCTAGCTTTCAGGATTAGTCCAGAAATTATCTGATTATTCTTGAATTTATAGATTTAATGGAGTGGTACTGAAGGAACGATCGAATCGATGGACGGGGCGTGGATGTCGCGAGGTCCCACGTGGTACGTAAACGTGAGCCGTGTCACCGAGGGCCTAGTTATATATTGCCACCCCCGCACCGGGGACCCACCGTGCCACACCAACGCACACGGCGGAGGGACGGATGAGTACCGACTCCGGGGACGAGCACGACCCGCGTCTCCTGGCGATGGACACCGGTGGGACGATGACGGACACCTTCGTCGTCGACGACGAGGCCAACTACACCGTCGGGAAGGCCCAGACGACACCCGACGACGAGTCCGTCTGCACGCGGAACTCCTTCGGCGACGCGCTCGGCAACTGGGGTGTCGACCCCGGCGCCGGGGCGAGCGCGCTGGAGGGCATCGTCTACTCCGGCACCGCGATGCTGAACCGCCTGCTCGAACGCGAGGGCGAGGGCAACATCGGCCTCGTGACGAACGGCGGGATGGAGGACCAGCTCCGGTTCGGCCGGGGCATCCAGTCGTGGGCCGACCGCTCCTACGCGGGCCGGCTCCACGCCCGCGAGCACGAGCACCCCGACCCGCTCGTGCCCCGCGAGAACATCCGGGGGGTCCGGGGCCGGATGAACATGTCCGGCATCCCGACCATCCCGCTGTACGAGGACGAGGCCCGCGAGGCCATCCACGACCTGCTCGACCGCGGCGTCCGCGTCATCTGTGTCTGTCTCGTCTACGCCTACCTCAACGACGCCCACGAGCAGCAGGTCAAGGACATCGCCGAGGAGGTGATGGCCGAGCGCGGCGAGGCGGTGCCGGTCTGGCTCTCCAGCGAACAGAAACCCGTCCGCGGCGAGGTGCCGCGGATGAACTCGCTGGTCATCGAGGCCTACGCCGCCGAACCGTCGCGCGAGCAGCTCTACAACGTCCGCGACGGGTTCCAGGACCTCGGTGCGGAGGCACCGACCCGGGTTCTCACCTCCTCGGGTGGCACCATCGCACCCGACCACGACTGGCTCGTCGACACGATGCTGTCGGGCCCCATCGGCGGCATCTTCGGCGGCGAGTTCATGGCCGACCACCTCGACATCGACAACCTCGTCTGCTCGGACGTGGGCGGCACGAGCTTCGACGTCGGCCTCATCACCGAGGGTCACTACCCCACCCGCTGGGACCAGAGCCTCGCGCAGTTCATGGTGAACATCCCGATGACGGCGATGGACACCATCGGGAGCGGCACCGGCTCGTACGTCCGGGTCGACCGGACCTCGGACCGCATCGAGGTCGGCCCGGACTCGGCCGGGTACCTCGTCGGCGTCTCCAACCAGGATGCCGACGTGACCACGCCGACGGTGACGGACTGTACGCTCCTGCTGGGCTACCTGAACCCGGACTCGTTCCTCGGCGGCGACATCCCGCTGTCGCTGGACGCCGCCGAGGCGGCGCT from Haloglomus litoreum includes the following:
- a CDS encoding hydantoinase/oxoprolinase family protein, whose protein sequence is MSTDSGDEHDPRLLAMDTGGTMTDTFVVDDEANYTVGKAQTTPDDESVCTRNSFGDALGNWGVDPGAGASALEGIVYSGTAMLNRLLEREGEGNIGLVTNGGMEDQLRFGRGIQSWADRSYAGRLHAREHEHPDPLVPRENIRGVRGRMNMSGIPTIPLYEDEAREAIHDLLDRGVRVICVCLVYAYLNDAHEQQVKDIAEEVMAERGEAVPVWLSSEQKPVRGEVPRMNSLVIEAYAAEPSREQLYNVRDGFQDLGAEAPTRVLTSSGGTIAPDHDWLVDTMLSGPIGGIFGGEFMADHLDIDNLVCSDVGGTSFDVGLITEGHYPTRWDQSLAQFMVNIPMTAMDTIGSGTGSYVRVDRTSDRIEVGPDSAGYLVGVSNQDADVTTPTVTDCTLLLGYLNPDSFLGGDIPLSLDAAEAALEEQVAGPLDEDVHETARGVLDIVERDMSNELRGLILGLGYSPENYTLISYGGGGPLHAAGYTRNLDFQDVIIPQWAAAFSAFGCACADAAYRYDQQIDAILQPDFSNDAMVAAEIQQTLDALEEEAVTAFERDGVDAEDVAFQPALRIQYLGMLDDLEVAIGDEQLAGGFGGEDLRAVIEDYEAKFDQVFQRAAKSPENGYQITMAIGVGVGPSAKPDVPEEPLQGETPDEGAHKGQRDIYWDGDWHTADLWQMRQLAPGNVVRGGAVVEAPATTILVPPGFEAELDENRIYHLTET